Proteins from a single region of Antechinus flavipes isolate AdamAnt ecotype Samford, QLD, Australia chromosome 2, AdamAnt_v2, whole genome shotgun sequence:
- the OIP5 gene encoding protein Mis18-beta: MRRSSRRKRGPRAEVKTEGKAEEEEEEEEKGRTVAVASRRPGRKSLSLIFEELEAQAARECRQVGRQSVGKETSFASMEWETKAAKRSCPLGSRGLRGDEAVPGPSSLPPDSSAPRAPGDSGFLENMVVFQCLGCFAVLGDSVHLCREETRLLSILVFSRLTNNVILDKSLLVGIEGGLLGSTYNPLFCHSCGLSIGFRLYSTYATLSDLKGLFCLFKDSIVCYLLKTKSVVNASEMEFPTKHLSEQISKLKEKIMMMDSHLTKIIRELKRMIHGPLDVELE; the protein is encoded by the exons ATGAGGAGATCTTCGCGTCGGAAGCGGGGTCCGCGCGCCGAGGTCAAGACAGAAGGCAAGgcggaagaagaggaggaggaagaagaaaaagggaggactgtggCCGTAGCTTCTAGGAGGCCCGGGAGGAAGTCACTCAGTTTGATTTTCGAGGAATTGGAGGCGCAGGCCGCTAGAGAGTGCCGACAGGTCGGCCGGCAGTCGGTGGGCAAGGAGACCTCCTTCGCCTCCATGGAGTGGGAGACCAAGGCGGCCAAGAGGTCTTGCCCTCTGGGTTCCCGCGGACTCCGCGGAGACGAGGCCGTGCCGGGGCCCTCGAGCCTTCCGCCGGATTCCTCGGCCCCGCGGGCGCCCGGGGACTCGGGGTTTTTGGAGAACATGGTGGTGTTCCAGTGTCTGGGCTGCTTCGCAGTGCTCGGAGACTCGGTGCATCTGTGCCGGGAGGAGACGCGTCTCCTGAGTATCCTGGTCTTCAGCA GACTTACAAATAATGTCATTTTGGATAAGTCCTTACTGGTTGGCATTGAAGGTGGTCTCCTTGGCAG taCCTACAACCCTTTATTTTGTCATTCTTGTGGGCTTTCTATAGGCTTCAGACTTTATTCTACATATGCTACTCTTTCTGACTTGAAAGGTCTCTTCTGCCTTTTTAAGGACAGCATTGTATG ctatcttttaaaaactaaatctgTAGTAAATGCATCTGAGATGGAATTTCCCACTAAGCATCTAAGTGAACAAATTTCAAAG CTCAAAGAGAAGATTATGATGATGGACTCTCACTTAACAAAAATAATTCGGGAGCTGAAGAGGATGATCCATGGACCATTGGATGTAGAGCTGGAATAA